The genomic segment GGAGATTTTCATCGCGGACAACGAAGTCTTCTCTTCGGCGAGATCGTTCGAGATGGCAAATCCGTACAGACCATGTACGCCTTGAACGACCTGGTGCTCACCAAGGGACCTCTGGCCAGAGTGATGGAGGTGGAGATACTGGTCTCAGGGTCCCTGGCCTGTGTGCTTCGCTCTGACGGAATCATCGCCTCGACCCCTACGGGTTCTACCGCCTATTCCCTCTCGGCCGGAGGCCCGATCGTTCCTCCCCACGTTCCATGCATGATCATGGCTCCCATATGTGCGCACACTCTCTACGCTCGTCCTATGGTTTTAGGGCCTCGGGATGTCCTGCGCCTCCATCCCAAGGGAGAGGGGATCACCCTCACCCAAGATGGCCAGTTGGGCTATGAGCTTTTTCCGGGAGACTACATCGACATTCGGCTCTCCTTCGACAAAAATCTGGAGACCCTCTGGCTTCCCGATCGAAGTTACTACGATCTTCTCAGGGCAAAGCTCATGTGGGGGCATTCAGGCCTCGAGGATTCGGTGTGAGGTGAAAAAGGATGATTGAAGAGCTCCACATTCACGGTATCGGCGGCATCGACGAGGCCCATCTTTCCCTGTCGTCTGGACTGACGGCCATAACCGGCGAAAGCGGTGCGGGGAAGAGCAGCGTCGTCCGATCCCTGGAATTGGCATCCGGGAAACGGGGGAACTCCTCGGTTATCCGGTCGGATCGCCAGGACGCCGTGGTCGAAGCTATTTATACTTGGGACGATGATAACGAGGACGATCCCTATGCGCCTCAGGAAGGGCGTCTCTTCGTCCGCAGGGAGTTGGCTCGTAACGGTCGGGGGAAGGTCTTTCTTCAGGATTGCCAGGCCCCCCTCTCCACCCTCTCTGATCGGGTCCAGAAACTTATCGTCATTCAGAGCCAGTTTGCGCAACTTGAGCTTCTGGATCAGGAGAAACAGCTGGAGTTGGTCGATCACTGCGGAGGTTCTGAGCTGGCGTCCGTGAAGGACTCCCTGGGGAGGATGGTTCGGGCCACCATTGAATCGGAGAGGCGTCTCCAGTCACTTCGATCTCGTCAGAAGGAGATTACCGATCGATTTCAGGGAGCCGAGGACGTGATTCTGGGCTGGCGCCAATCAGCCATATCTCCGAACGTCGAACGCAACTGGGAAGAGCAGTATGAACGGGAGACTCGGGAATTGGCCTCTCTGGACGAGATCGCCCGGATTATGGACAACCTGGACGGAGATGGGGCGGAGACCCTGAGGGAGCAGCTGGAACGAACGACCGGGCGCCTTTCGGAACTGGTCTCTCAGGATATTGAGCCTCGGCTTTCTCAAGCCCTGAACGACCTGTGGAACGGGTTTGAGGCTCTCCTGGAGGTC from the Dethiosulfovibrio peptidovorans genome contains:
- a CDS encoding DNA recombination protein RecN — translated: MIEELHIHGIGGIDEAHLSLSSGLTAITGESGAGKSSVVRSLELASGKRGNSSVIRSDRQDAVVEAIYTWDDDNEDDPYAPQEGRLFVRRELARNGRGKVFLQDCQAPLSTLSDRVQKLIVIQSQFAQLELLDQEKQLELVDHCGGSELASVKDSLGRMVRATIESERRLQSLRSRQKEITDRFQGAEDVILGWRQSAISPNVERNWEEQYERETRELASLDEIARIMDNLDGDGAETLREQLERTTGRLSELVSQDIEPRLSQALNDLWNGFEALLEVMKTASIPGCRSSLEESVERLETKLGGLRKLKRAAGVSSTEELVAYCTDADRELTWLEESHSQKAHLEEEVETFRRRASRMALELRQLRHQAAQWLEKRVNSHLSEMAMEEAVFSVRCTPERRLRSHGADSVDFQLSWGDGPPGPVSKMASGGELSRILLAVRLSLPEDGRPATVVFDEVEAGLGGQAAVLAGLKLKDLSRETQVILVTHEASIAALADRHFVVRRQELLSDVRELRGDERVPEIARMLSGDLNLNEAQVHASRLLQKEQKI
- a CDS encoding ATP-NAD kinase; translation: MSLSSRHTTLGMIVNTQKKRAADLAQRLLRWAPAQGINFRLPPQDSSALDVEPCLGPWTDGLSVALVIGGDGTFLRAARYILEEEIALYGINVGRLGFLAAGDPENAERDVLQIVQGDFHRGQRSLLFGEIVRDGKSVQTMYALNDLVLTKGPLARVMEVEILVSGSLACVLRSDGIIASTPTGSTAYSLSAGGPIVPPHVPCMIMAPICAHTLYARPMVLGPRDVLRLHPKGEGITLTQDGQLGYELFPGDYIDIRLSFDKNLETLWLPDRSYYDLLRAKLMWGHSGLEDSV